The window CCAGCCAGAGACGGCTGGCGAGGGTGACGACGCCATCGAGCAGCAAGGCCAGCAGCGCGGTGCACGCGGCGCCGAGCAGCAGTTGCGGCTGATTGTTCAGGGCGATGCCGGGGAAGATCAGGCTGCCGAGGCTGTTGGCACCGATCAGGAACGCCAGCGGCGCGGTGCCGACGTTGATCGCCAGCGCGACACGCACGCCACCGACAATGATCGGCACGGCGTTGGGCAGCTCGACTTGCCACAGGACCTGACGCGGGGTCATGCCGATGCCGACGGCGGCTTCTTTCAGCGAACCCTGGACGTTTTTCAGGCCTTCGTAGGTGTTGCGCACAATCGGCAGCAACGAGGCGAGGAATAAAGCGAAGATCGCCGGACCACTGCCGATGCCGAGAATCCCCAGGGCAATCGCCAGTACGGCCAACGGTGGCACGGTGTTGCCGATATTGAAGATCTGCATGAAGCGTTCAGCGCGGCCGACCATGGTCGGGCGACTGAGAAAGATACCGGCGGGGATGCCCACGATCAGGGCGGCCAGCATTGAAGCGAGGACGAGAATCAGATGAGCTTGCAGGTAAAACAACAAATCGTCGCGGTAGTGTTCGATCGTGTTGATGCCGATCCAGTGGACCAGCAGGGCCAGGAGCGCGATCACCACCGCACCTCCCATCAGCCCTTTGCCATAGCGGATAGCCACAGGCGGACTCCTTTTTTATAGTCGGCGAACGCCGTCCCGAGTGGCATGCCATGCCTGGCTGCCGGGAAATAAACGTTCGCGAGAAGCAGCTCCCTCAGCACCGGCAAAAAGCGGTCTGAAAGCGAGCCATGAGCGCAGCCTCGTCAGGCTAACTTGCTGATTTTTCAGCCCCTGACGAAAATTCGTAACAGGGGATGGACGTCTCCGTGCTTTAAAAGGTTCCCACCTGCGGCAGCATTTGGCCACCCTTAATGTGCTCAACGGTTCGGTTATTGCATCGAGTTGGGCTATAATCGCGGCCCTTTTTTGAATCACCGCCAGGCGATTTCCCATGACCAACCAGGCCGCCGAAGTCGCGAAACGCCGCACTTTCGCCATTATTTCCCACCCCGATGCCGGTAAAACCACGATCACCGAAAAGCTCCTGTTGATGGGCAAGGCGATTGCAGTGGCCGGTACGGTGAAATCCCGAAAATCCGACCGCCATGCGACATCCGACTGGATGGAGATGGAGAAACAGCGGGGTATTTCCATTACCACGTCGGTCATGCAGTTCCCGTATCGCGACCACATGGTCAACCTGCTCGACACCCCGGGCCACGAAGACTTTTCCGAAGATACCTACCGCACCCTGACGGCGGTGGACTCGGCATTGATGGTTCTCGACGGCGGTAAGGGCGTTGAGCCACGGACCATCGCGCTGATGGACGTCTGCCGTCTGCGTGACACGCCGATTGTCAGCTTCATCAACAAACTCGACCGTGACATCCGCGACCCGATCGAACTGCTCGACGAAATCGAAGCCGTTCTGAAGATCAAGGCAGCGCCGATCACCTGGCCGATCGGTTGCTACCGCGACTTCAAAGGCGTGTACCACCTGGCCGACGACTACATCATTGTCTACACCGCCGGTCACGGTCACGAACGCACCGAAACCAAGATCATCGAGAAACTTGACTCCGACGAGGCGCGCGCGCACCTGGGTGACGAGTACGAGCGTTTCATCGAACAGCTGGAACTGGTGCAGGGCGCCTGCCACGAGTTCAACCAGCAGGAGTTCCTCGACGGTCAACTGACCCCGGTGTTCTTCGGTACTGCATTGGGCAACTTCGGTGTCGACCACGTGCTTGATGCTGTGGTGGATTGGGCGCCGCGTCCACTGGCCCGTGTCGCCAACGAGCGCACCGTGGAGCCGGTGGAGGAGAAGTTCTCGGGCTTCATCTTCAAGATCCAGGCGAACATGGACCCGAAACACCGTGACCGTATCGCCTTCATGCGTATCTGCTCCGGCAAGTACGAGAAAGGCATGAAGATGCGCCACGTGCGTACCGGCAAGGACGTGCGCATCGGCGACGCCCTGACGTTCTTCTCTTCCGAGCGTGAGCAGCTGGAAGAGGCGTATGCCGGCGACATCATCGGTCTGCACAACCACGGCACCATCCAGATCGGTGACACCTTCAGCGAAGGCGAAACTTTGGGCTTTACCGGTATCCCGCACTTCGCCCCGGAGCTGTTCCGTCGTGTGCGTCTGCGTGATCCGCTGAAGTCCAAGCAGTTGCGTCAGGGCTTGCAGCAATTGGCCGAGGAGGGCGCCACTCAGGTGTTTTTCCCGGAGCGTAGCAACGACATCATTCTTGGTGCTGTGGGTGTGCTGCAGTTCGATGTGGTCGCCAGCCGTTTGAAAGAGGAATA of the Pseudomonas sp. Seg1 genome contains:
- a CDS encoding ABC transporter permease: MGGAVVIALLALLVHWIGINTIEHYRDDLLFYLQAHLILVLASMLAALIVGIPAGIFLSRPTMVGRAERFMQIFNIGNTVPPLAVLAIALGILGIGSGPAIFALFLASLLPIVRNTYEGLKNVQGSLKEAAVGIGMTPRQVLWQVELPNAVPIIVGGVRVALAINVGTAPLAFLIGANSLGSLIFPGIALNNQPQLLLGAACTALLALLLDGVVTLASRLWLERGLRPS
- a CDS encoding peptide chain release factor 3 — translated: MTNQAAEVAKRRTFAIISHPDAGKTTITEKLLLMGKAIAVAGTVKSRKSDRHATSDWMEMEKQRGISITTSVMQFPYRDHMVNLLDTPGHEDFSEDTYRTLTAVDSALMVLDGGKGVEPRTIALMDVCRLRDTPIVSFINKLDRDIRDPIELLDEIEAVLKIKAAPITWPIGCYRDFKGVYHLADDYIIVYTAGHGHERTETKIIEKLDSDEARAHLGDEYERFIEQLELVQGACHEFNQQEFLDGQLTPVFFGTALGNFGVDHVLDAVVDWAPRPLARVANERTVEPVEEKFSGFIFKIQANMDPKHRDRIAFMRICSGKYEKGMKMRHVRTGKDVRIGDALTFFSSEREQLEEAYAGDIIGLHNHGTIQIGDTFSEGETLGFTGIPHFAPELFRRVRLRDPLKSKQLRQGLQQLAEEGATQVFFPERSNDIILGAVGVLQFDVVASRLKEEYKVECSYEPITVYSARWIECDDKKKLEEFSNKAVENLALDGGGHLTYLAPTRVNLALMEERWPDVKFRATREHH